From a region of the Elusimicrobiota bacterium genome:
- the rsmD gene encoding 16S rRNA (guanine(966)-N(2))-methyltransferase RsmD: protein MMRILAGDLRGRKLKSPKHGHVRPISARIKKSLFDILAGFLPNAKFLDLFAGSGAVGIEALSRGAQFVCFVDLSPRCVESLRRTLEAMGLSGKAKAAVGDVLKDLSWVPFRSGCGEFNLVFLGPPYKDEEKRPLAYSSLALRRLSEARLLAPAGLVICQHHVKENVSPPESFELFRREKYGDTYLSFFRENRASPQA from the coding sequence GTGATGCGAATCCTGGCCGGCGATTTGCGGGGCCGCAAGCTCAAGAGTCCCAAGCACGGGCACGTGCGTCCGATCTCGGCGCGCATCAAAAAGTCCCTTTTCGACATCCTCGCGGGGTTTCTGCCCAATGCCAAGTTCCTGGATCTCTTCGCCGGAAGCGGGGCCGTGGGGATCGAGGCCTTGTCGCGAGGGGCGCAGTTCGTCTGCTTCGTGGACTTAAGCCCCCGCTGCGTGGAGTCGCTGCGCCGGACCTTGGAGGCGATGGGGCTTTCCGGAAAGGCCAAGGCCGCGGTAGGAGACGTCTTGAAGGATCTCTCCTGGGTCCCTTTTCGCTCGGGCTGCGGGGAGTTCAATCTTGTGTTCCTGGGCCCGCCCTACAAGGACGAGGAAAAAAGGCCGCTCGCCTATTCCAGCCTTGCTCTGCGGCGCCTCTCGGAGGCGCGCCTCCTGGCTCCGGCGGGGTTGGTGATTTGCCAGCACCACGTCAAGGAAAACGTTTCCCCGCCGGAGTCCTTCGAACTTTTCCGGCGCGAGAAGTACGGCGACACCTACCTTAGTTTCTTCCGGGAGAATAGGGCGAGCCCTCAGGCCTGA
- a CDS encoding response regulator: MLGRVLVVDDDAIAGGLSKELLIEGGFETDLLTDSLAALETLKKSRYDLVLLDILMPGIDGLTLCHKIKTDPALAALKVVMVSGKSFEADKERARQYGADLFIEKPYNVETFAQEVAEVLGRSQKAAPQPGGAPAAQILSAPQPVLEATVWGCRSHSAKKAASPSAYGWHTPCLSVETKNAFLIFDGGTGLKPLGEHLVKKGGPKELWMFLTHFHPGHAEGLGAFACAHSPNYKLHIGAARDPDKELADMVKESFELSLGDASLEAEIELYELREETYEILPGISISSFYANHPGTTMGYALELEGRKLVYCPDSEIYGEYATAMQDYDEKLSKICAGADLIIHNARYTPQDYRTLRNHGHSSFDSAVHFAGRNAIRRLILLHHDEQYKDADLDRIAADSQEIIAEKGYDLQCAMGREGLKVSI, from the coding sequence ATGTTGGGCAGGGTTTTGGTGGTGGACGACGACGCGATCGCCGGGGGACTCTCTAAAGAGCTCCTCATCGAGGGCGGCTTTGAGACTGACCTTCTCACCGACAGCCTGGCCGCGCTCGAAACCCTGAAAAAAAGCCGCTACGATCTGGTGCTTCTGGACATCCTCATGCCTGGGATAGACGGCCTCACTCTCTGCCACAAAATCAAGACGGACCCCGCGCTCGCCGCCCTCAAGGTCGTCATGGTCTCCGGGAAATCCTTCGAGGCGGACAAGGAGCGCGCGCGCCAGTACGGGGCAGACCTCTTCATCGAGAAACCCTATAACGTGGAGACCTTCGCCCAGGAGGTCGCTGAGGTCCTGGGCAGGAGCCAAAAGGCCGCCCCCCAGCCGGGCGGGGCTCCGGCGGCGCAGATTCTTTCAGCGCCCCAGCCGGTTCTCGAGGCGACGGTCTGGGGCTGCCGCAGCCACTCGGCCAAGAAAGCGGCCTCCCCCTCGGCCTACGGCTGGCACACCCCCTGTCTCAGCGTGGAGACCAAGAATGCCTTCCTGATATTCGACGGCGGCACCGGACTCAAGCCCCTGGGCGAGCACCTCGTCAAGAAGGGTGGCCCCAAGGAGCTCTGGATGTTCCTCACCCATTTCCACCCCGGCCACGCCGAGGGCCTGGGGGCTTTCGCTTGCGCGCACTCCCCCAACTACAAGCTGCACATCGGCGCGGCGCGCGATCCCGACAAGGAACTCGCGGATATGGTCAAGGAAAGCTTCGAGCTTTCCCTGGGGGATGCGTCCCTCGAGGCAGAAATCGAGCTCTACGAGCTCAGGGAGGAAACCTACGAGATACTCCCCGGAATATCGATTTCCTCGTTCTACGCCAACCATCCCGGCACCACCATGGGCTACGCGCTGGAGCTGGAAGGCCGCAAGCTCGTCTACTGCCCGGACAGCGAGATTTATGGGGAATACGCCACGGCCATGCAGGACTACGACGAGAAGCTGAGCAAGATCTGCGCGGGAGCCGATCTCATCATCCACAATGCCCGCTACACGCCCCAGGACTACCGGACCTTGAGAAACCACGGCCACTCCAGCTTCGACAGCGCCGTTCACTTCGCGGGGCGCAACGCGATCCGACGCCTTATTTTATTGCATCACGACGAGCAGTATAAGGACGCCGACCTCGACCGGATCGCCGCGGATAGCCAAGAGATCATCGCCGAAAAAGGCTACGACCTGCAGTGCGCCATGGGCCGGGAAGGCCTC